One window from the genome of Metabacillus flavus encodes:
- the fmt gene encoding methionyl-tRNA formyltransferase, whose protein sequence is MTRIVFMGTPDFSVPVLRRLVDEGYNVVGVVTQPDRPKGRKKELTPPPVKTEALKHGIEVLQPEKIRHQKDLDQVLALKPDLVVTAAFGQILPNELLEAPKHGCINVHASLLPELRGGAPIHYSILQGKEKTGITIMYMAEKLDAGDILTQAEVVITEEDNVGTLHDKLSKAGTELLSETLPMLLEGKLKPIKQNDSKATFASNIKREQEKIDWTRTGEEIYNHIRGLNPWPVAFTTLEGQTVKIWRGEKIKSSNPSEPGTVIGVDSDGFVVASGNGTAIKIVELQPSGKKKMSGEDFLRGSQITPGTKLGE, encoded by the coding sequence ATGACAAGAATCGTATTCATGGGAACTCCTGATTTTTCTGTTCCTGTTCTAAGAAGGCTCGTAGATGAAGGGTACAATGTGGTCGGTGTAGTAACCCAGCCGGACCGTCCAAAAGGCCGCAAAAAAGAACTGACACCGCCCCCGGTCAAAACGGAGGCGCTAAAGCATGGTATTGAGGTTTTGCAGCCGGAGAAAATCCGCCATCAAAAGGATCTCGACCAAGTGCTGGCATTAAAACCTGATCTGGTTGTAACGGCGGCATTCGGACAAATTCTGCCGAATGAGCTGCTGGAAGCGCCAAAGCACGGCTGCATCAACGTCCATGCTTCCCTGCTCCCGGAACTTCGCGGCGGTGCACCGATTCATTACTCCATTTTACAGGGGAAAGAAAAAACAGGAATTACCATTATGTACATGGCCGAAAAACTTGATGCCGGGGATATCCTGACACAAGCAGAGGTTGTCATTACAGAAGAAGATAACGTCGGTACTTTGCATGATAAACTAAGCAAAGCGGGAACAGAACTTTTATCCGAAACCCTTCCAATGCTTCTCGAAGGCAAACTTAAGCCGATTAAGCAAAACGATTCAAAGGCCACCTTTGCTTCCAATATTAAGCGTGAACAGGAAAAGATCGACTGGACGAGAACAGGTGAAGAAATTTACAACCATATTCGCGGGTTAAATCCCTGGCCGGTTGCTTTCACCACTTTGGAGGGCCAAACGGTGAAAATTTGGCGGGGAGAAAAAATAAAAAGTTCGAATCCATCTGAACCAGGCACGGTCATTGGGGTTGACTCTGACGGTTTTGTTGTGGCTTCAGGAAACGGCACTGCCATTAAAATAGTCGAACTTCAGCCGTCAGGCAAGAAAAAAATGAGCGGGGAAGACTTTTTGCGCGGCAGCCAGATTACTCCCGGAACGAAACTTGGTGAATAA
- the pknB gene encoding Stk1 family PASTA domain-containing Ser/Thr kinase: MLIGKRISGRYRILEVIGGGGMANVYLAQDVILERKVAVKVLRFDFANDEDFIRRFRREAQSTTSLDHPNIVSIYDVGEENGIYYIVMEYVAGTTLKQYIQNHAPLHPSEALDIMVQIVSAIEHAHENFIVHRDIKPHNILLDHDGSVKVTDFGIAMALSSATITHTNSVLGSVHYLSPEQARGGLATKKSDLYSLGIVLYEMLTGRVPYDGESAVSIALKHLQSETPSPERWNPSIPQSLINIILKAMAKDPFHRYDSAEEMEEDLRTALNADRLNEKRYEIPVDDEATKAIPVITDQYLSDKSETINHSQPPGNSNDEANQHGKPKKPKKKKSKFAVFIITIFIILLAAGVSAVTIVPSLLLPEDVSVPDVSGEEYGDAVNTLSEAGFRVTERSMASDDVPENHVVKTDPENGKMAKEGSMVTIYQSTGKKTAEIEDLKGRDIDTAKELLERKGYVNITVDEINDDQEAGLVIDQEPSAGTEVIPSEDEVKLTVSKGPEEILLEDLKGYTQNDVNSYTQEKGLLLKEKEEYSDTVPEGQVISQSPAAGEKLKPGERLEVIFSLGKEQQEVATVSKEIEIPYEPAVPGEEQEVQIWINDAERSFSEPEATFKIKAPEKRTIQFKIAPGQNAYYQVTVNSRIVDNDTIPYPD, translated from the coding sequence TTGCTAATCGGAAAGAGAATCAGCGGCCGCTATCGCATTCTTGAAGTGATTGGCGGAGGAGGTATGGCGAATGTATACCTTGCTCAGGACGTGATTCTGGAACGAAAAGTTGCGGTTAAAGTGCTAAGATTTGATTTTGCAAATGATGAGGATTTCATTCGCCGATTCCGGCGTGAGGCACAATCAACGACGAGTCTGGATCATCCGAACATTGTGAGTATATACGATGTAGGGGAAGAAAACGGGATATATTATATCGTCATGGAATATGTGGCGGGTACCACCCTGAAACAATACATACAAAATCATGCTCCTCTTCATCCATCAGAAGCCTTGGATATTATGGTGCAGATTGTATCAGCTATTGAACATGCACATGAGAATTTTATCGTTCACAGAGACATTAAGCCGCACAACATACTGCTGGATCATGATGGAAGTGTGAAGGTTACAGATTTTGGAATCGCGATGGCGCTGAGTTCGGCTACTATTACACATACAAACTCTGTGCTCGGTTCAGTTCACTATCTTTCTCCGGAACAGGCGCGGGGCGGTTTGGCAACGAAAAAATCCGATCTGTATTCGCTTGGAATCGTACTTTACGAAATGCTTACAGGAAGGGTTCCATATGATGGAGAGTCGGCTGTGTCGATTGCCTTAAAGCATTTGCAGTCAGAAACTCCATCACCTGAGCGCTGGAATCCTTCTATTCCGCAGAGCTTGATTAATATCATATTAAAGGCAATGGCAAAGGACCCGTTTCATCGATATGATTCTGCCGAGGAGATGGAAGAGGATTTAAGAACCGCTTTGAATGCGGACAGGCTCAATGAGAAAAGATATGAGATTCCAGTAGATGATGAAGCAACAAAGGCCATTCCCGTCATAACGGATCAATACCTTTCAGATAAAAGTGAAACGATTAATCATTCGCAGCCGCCCGGCAATTCAAATGATGAAGCTAATCAGCATGGAAAACCTAAAAAGCCAAAAAAGAAAAAAAGCAAATTTGCTGTCTTTATCATAACAATTTTTATTATTTTGCTGGCTGCAGGAGTCAGTGCAGTCACCATCGTCCCTTCGCTGCTGCTGCCTGAAGATGTTTCAGTTCCCGATGTTTCAGGAGAAGAATACGGAGATGCGGTAAACACGTTAAGCGAGGCTGGATTCAGGGTGACGGAGAGATCGATGGCAAGTGATGACGTACCCGAAAATCATGTTGTGAAAACAGATCCTGAGAATGGAAAAATGGCTAAGGAAGGCTCCATGGTAACAATCTATCAAAGCACCGGAAAGAAAACGGCTGAGATTGAAGATTTAAAGGGCCGGGACATTGATACTGCAAAAGAATTACTGGAACGAAAAGGTTATGTAAACATAACCGTAGATGAAATTAATGACGACCAGGAGGCCGGGCTTGTAATTGATCAGGAGCCTTCGGCAGGAACAGAAGTCATTCCTTCGGAGGATGAAGTTAAGCTAACGGTCAGCAAGGGGCCGGAGGAAATTTTACTTGAAGATTTAAAGGGATATACTCAGAATGATGTAAACAGCTATACACAGGAAAAAGGACTCCTTCTTAAAGAAAAGGAAGAGTATTCTGATACGGTTCCCGAAGGCCAGGTTATTTCCCAGTCACCGGCAGCCGGAGAAAAACTAAAGCCCGGCGAAAGGCTTGAAGTGATTTTTTCACTTGGTAAAGAGCAGCAGGAAGTAGCAACTGTCTCCAAAGAAATTGAGATTCCGTATGAGCCTGCTGTACCTGGTGAAGAACAGGAAGTTCAAATTTGGATTAATGATGCGGAGCGGTCTTTTTCAGAACCGGAAGCAACCTTTAAAATTAAAGCGCCTGAAAAAAGAACGATTCAATTTAAAATAGCTCCCGGCCAAAATGCTTACTATCAGGTAACCGTTAATAGCCGAATCGTTGATAATGATACGATACCTTATCCAGACTAA
- a CDS encoding Asp23/Gls24 family envelope stress response protein — translation MSIELTTKYGQIDISNEVIGTVAGGAAIDCYGIVGMASKNQIKDGITDILRKENFSRGVIVRQAEDSIHIDMYIIVSYGTKISEVAHNVQTKVKYTLDHTVGLAVDSVNIFVQGVRVTNP, via the coding sequence ATGTCCATCGAACTTACCACCAAATACGGACAAATCGATATCTCCAATGAAGTAATTGGAACGGTAGCAGGCGGTGCCGCCATTGATTGCTACGGTATTGTAGGAATGGCCTCCAAAAATCAGATTAAAGATGGAATTACAGACATCCTCCGCAAGGAAAATTTCAGCAGGGGTGTCATCGTGCGACAAGCAGAAGACAGCATTCACATCGATATGTATATCATTGTAAGCTACGGAACGAAAATTTCAGAGGTAGCACATAACGTACAGACCAAAGTGAAATATACGCTTGATCACACGGTTGGATTAGCTGTAGACTCAGTAAATATTTTCGTTCAGGGAGTTCGTGTAACGAACCCGTAG
- a CDS encoding Stp1/IreP family PP2C-type Ser/Thr phosphatase, with protein METAFRSDIGKVRSHNEDCTGIFFNNEQAAFAVVADGMGGHLAGDVASSMAVSAFRGLWEESEGIHTPDDAEKWLSGKIEEVNRLLFDHALNHPECSGMGTTFVGAICTRSFATIGHIGDSRCYLLNASGFKQITEDHSLVNELVRSGEITKEDAEHHPRKNVLMRAMGTELRVQVEIKSFCTEEGDALLLCSDGLSNKVSETEMENILTSGASLNHSAEKLIQLANENGGEDNISVAMVLMPSGDGEGDLTC; from the coding sequence TTGGAGACTGCTTTTCGATCGGACATAGGAAAAGTCCGTTCTCATAATGAGGATTGTACAGGTATTTTCTTTAATAATGAACAAGCGGCTTTTGCCGTGGTAGCAGACGGAATGGGAGGCCATCTGGCGGGCGATGTAGCAAGCTCGATGGCCGTTTCCGCATTCCGCGGATTATGGGAGGAATCCGAGGGGATTCATACACCGGATGACGCGGAAAAATGGCTGAGCGGAAAGATCGAAGAGGTTAACCGGCTTCTGTTTGATCATGCCCTTAACCATCCTGAATGCAGCGGAATGGGGACGACTTTTGTCGGTGCCATCTGCACCCGTTCTTTTGCAACAATCGGGCATATCGGAGACAGCCGCTGCTATTTGCTGAATGCGAGCGGATTTAAACAGATTACCGAGGATCATTCCCTAGTTAATGAACTTGTCCGGTCAGGAGAAATTACGAAGGAAGATGCTGAACATCATCCCCGTAAAAATGTGCTGATGAGAGCGATGGGCACCGAGCTCAGGGTCCAAGTGGAAATCAAATCCTTTTGCACAGAAGAAGGAGATGCGCTGCTGCTGTGCTCAGATGGACTGTCCAACAAAGTAAGCGAAACTGAAATGGAAAACATCCTCACATCCGGTGCATCTCTAAATCATTCTGCTGAAAAGCTGATTCAGCTTGCGAATGAAAATGGCGGAGAAGATAATATTTCGGTTGCCATGGTCCTTATGCCTTCCGGGGATGGGGAAGGTGATCTTACTTGCTAA
- the rlmN gene encoding 23S rRNA (adenine(2503)-C(2))-methyltransferase RlmN — protein MNKTTALQGKNALTAAKPSIYSLELHEIKTWLEENGEKGFRAQQIFDWLFIKRVTSFEEMSNLSKELRQKLEQQFTLTTLKTLIQQTSGDGTMKFLFELHDGSSIETVLMKHEYGNSICVTTQVGCRIGCTFCASTLGGLKRNLEAGEIVAQVVKVQKALDELGERVSSVVIMGIGEPFDNYDAMMSFLKIINHDKGLNIGARHITVSTSGIIPKIYKFADEQMQINFALSLHAPNNEIRSRLMPINKAYKLPDLIESIRYYVNKTGRRISFEYGLFGGVNDQVEHAEELADLIKGIKCHVNLIPVNYVPERDYVRTPREQIFAFEKALKDRGVNVTIRREQGSDIDAACGQLRAKERKEETR, from the coding sequence TTGAATAAAACAACAGCATTACAAGGAAAAAATGCATTAACAGCTGCCAAGCCGTCTATCTATTCACTTGAGCTCCATGAAATTAAAACATGGCTGGAGGAGAATGGGGAGAAAGGTTTTCGTGCACAGCAAATTTTTGACTGGCTTTTCATAAAAAGAGTCACCTCTTTTGAAGAGATGTCCAACCTGTCAAAAGAACTTCGCCAAAAACTGGAACAGCAATTCACATTGACAACGTTAAAAACGCTGATCCAGCAAACGTCCGGCGACGGTACGATGAAGTTTCTTTTCGAGCTGCATGATGGCTCTTCTATTGAAACGGTGCTGATGAAGCATGAGTATGGAAACTCCATTTGTGTAACCACTCAAGTTGGCTGCCGGATCGGATGTACGTTCTGCGCATCAACCCTTGGAGGATTAAAAAGAAACCTCGAAGCAGGAGAAATCGTTGCTCAGGTCGTAAAAGTACAGAAGGCTCTTGATGAACTTGGCGAACGCGTAAGCTCTGTCGTCATAATGGGAATCGGCGAACCGTTTGATAACTATGATGCGATGATGTCCTTCCTTAAAATCATCAACCATGATAAAGGATTGAACATTGGAGCACGCCATATTACTGTTTCCACAAGCGGAATTATTCCTAAAATCTACAAATTTGCAGATGAACAGATGCAAATTAACTTTGCCCTTTCCCTGCACGCTCCAAACAATGAAATCAGAAGCCGTCTAATGCCGATCAACAAGGCTTATAAGCTTCCTGATCTTATTGAATCCATCCGTTATTACGTAAACAAAACGGGACGCAGAATCTCATTTGAGTATGGATTATTCGGCGGTGTGAACGATCAGGTGGAGCATGCAGAAGAATTGGCTGACCTTATAAAAGGCATCAAATGCCACGTAAACCTTATTCCAGTGAACTATGTGCCGGAACGTGATTATGTGCGGACACCGAGGGAACAGATTTTTGCTTTTGAAAAAGCACTGAAAGACCGCGGTGTAAACGTAACGATTCGCCGTGAGCAAGGTTCCGATATTGATGCAGCATGCGGGCAGCTAAGGGCGAAGGAGCGGAAAGAAGAGACGAGGTGA
- the rsgA gene encoding ribosome small subunit-dependent GTPase A, translating into MPEGKIVKALAGFYYVLDGERFVQCRGRGLFRKNKVTPLVGDEVVYQADNDLEGTILEVLPRKNELVRPPISNVDQAILVFSAIEPAFSTLLLDRFLVLVEANAIEPVICISKTDLISNPDQREEILSFAADYKEAGYQVFQTSTESMDGIAALGPLFDNKISVFAGQSGVGKSSLLNAIKPDLALKTDDISSHLGRGKHTTRHVELITIDNGLVADTPGFSSLDFTDIEAQELGQCFPEMRERAQNCKFRGCTHVSEPKCAVKAAVDSGEIKDYRYEHYLSFLEEIKDRKPRY; encoded by the coding sequence ATGCCGGAAGGAAAGATTGTGAAGGCTTTAGCCGGCTTTTACTATGTATTAGACGGAGAGCGTTTTGTGCAGTGCAGAGGCAGAGGTCTATTCAGAAAGAACAAAGTAACCCCGCTGGTCGGGGATGAAGTGGTTTATCAGGCGGATAATGACCTGGAAGGAACGATTCTGGAGGTCTTGCCCAGAAAAAACGAGCTGGTCAGGCCGCCTATTTCAAACGTGGATCAGGCTATTCTTGTTTTTTCGGCTATCGAGCCTGCCTTCAGCACGCTTTTGCTGGACCGTTTTTTGGTATTGGTTGAAGCGAATGCTATTGAGCCGGTTATATGCATCAGCAAAACAGATTTAATTTCAAATCCCGATCAAAGAGAAGAAATTCTTTCATTTGCCGCGGATTACAAGGAAGCCGGATACCAGGTATTCCAGACTTCCACGGAAAGCATGGATGGTATTGCCGCACTGGGACCGCTGTTCGATAATAAAATATCGGTTTTTGCCGGTCAGTCCGGAGTTGGAAAATCATCATTGCTTAATGCGATTAAACCGGATCTTGCTTTAAAGACAGATGATATTTCGAGTCACCTTGGCCGTGGAAAGCATACAACGAGGCATGTTGAGCTCATTACGATTGATAACGGGCTTGTAGCTGACACGCCAGGATTCAGTTCTCTTGATTTCACTGATATTGAAGCCCAAGAGCTCGGCCAGTGCTTTCCTGAAATGAGGGAGAGGGCTCAGAATTGTAAATTCAGAGGCTGCACACATGTATCAGAGCCAAAGTGTGCCGTGAAAGCCGCTGTTGACAGCGGAGAAATTAAAGATTACAGATATGAGCATTATTTAAGTTTTCTAGAGGAAATTAAAGACAGAAAGCCGAGGTACTGA
- the spoVM gene encoding stage V sporulation protein SpoVM — translation MKFYTIKLPKFLGGIVRAMLGSFKKDS, via the coding sequence ATGAAGTTCTATACGATCAAACTGCCAAAGTTTCTGGGAGGAATAGTTCGGGCAATGCTTGGTTCTTTTAAAAAGGACTCATAA
- a CDS encoding thiamine diphosphokinase, translating into MKYIYIVAGGPERLIPDLAAAVHPEVSWVGVDRGVVYLADRGMKMEEAIGDFDSISEREREDLQTRHNELKIYPSEKDKTDTELALDWAISRNPERIRIYGATGGRLDHFFANIYLLMKEFECSIPIELEDRFNFIRLLPPGNHEVESSGIFPYVSFVPAASDVEGLTLKGFKYPLENRHIPFGSTLCISNELIHHTGTVSFNSGILMMVRSRDETNIK; encoded by the coding sequence TTGAAATACATATACATAGTTGCAGGTGGACCTGAGAGGCTGATACCTGACCTTGCTGCTGCTGTTCACCCTGAAGTATCGTGGGTTGGAGTGGACAGAGGTGTCGTCTATCTCGCTGATCGAGGCATGAAAATGGAAGAAGCGATTGGAGATTTTGATTCGATCTCCGAGCGGGAACGCGAGGATCTTCAAACAAGACATAATGAATTGAAGATTTATCCTTCAGAAAAGGATAAAACGGATACAGAACTTGCACTTGACTGGGCAATCAGCAGGAATCCTGAACGAATCCGCATTTACGGTGCAACCGGGGGCAGACTGGACCATTTTTTTGCGAATATTTACTTATTAATGAAGGAATTTGAATGCTCCATTCCAATTGAGTTAGAGGACCGCTTTAATTTTATCAGGCTTTTGCCGCCTGGAAATCATGAGGTCGAATCAAGCGGGATCTTTCCATATGTGTCGTTTGTCCCTGCTGCTTCAGACGTTGAAGGTCTAACGTTAAAAGGATTTAAATATCCTCTGGAAAATCGTCATATTCCTTTTGGTTCTACACTATGTATTAGTAATGAATTGATTCATCACACCGGTACTGTTTCGTTTAACAGCGGCATATTAATGATGGTAAGAAGCCGTGATGAAACGAATATAAAGTGA
- the rsmB gene encoding 16S rRNA (cytosine(967)-C(5))-methyltransferase RsmB — protein MKTANVRELAVEALIAIEKNQAYSNLLLNTTIQKSNLSPKDVSLFTELVYGTLQRKMTLDYYLEPFISKAKKMELWVRILLRMSLYQMEYLDRIPERAIFFEAVEISKKKGHKGIAGFVNGVLRAVQREGVPSLNEIEDPIERLALETSHPVWLVEKWADQYGLDNTRKMCEVHLKPPVASARVNRMHLTVEEAVEGLLEESFDAAKGVLSEDAVILKKGNVSKSSLFKAGKLSIQDESSMLTARAVNPVKNDAVLDACAAPGGKSLHMAEMMEGTGEVVSLDLHKHKVKLIEEQANRAGLINISPQVMDAREAPLKLNGVKFDKILVDAPCSGFGVIRRKPDIKYAKNADDVIRLSAIQQELLDSASRLLKKGGTLVYSTCTIDKEENEEVIADFLASHPDFEEDDSLKQFLPEKVHPYINGGKLQILPHYFETDGFFITRLKKKV, from the coding sequence ATGAAAACAGCAAATGTAAGAGAATTAGCCGTAGAAGCATTGATTGCCATTGAGAAGAATCAGGCATACAGCAATCTTCTGCTCAATACCACAATTCAGAAAAGTAATTTGTCACCTAAAGACGTGTCCTTATTCACAGAGCTTGTATACGGAACACTCCAAAGGAAAATGACGCTTGATTATTATTTAGAGCCTTTCATCTCCAAAGCAAAAAAAATGGAATTATGGGTACGGATTTTGCTTAGAATGTCCCTTTATCAAATGGAGTACCTTGACCGCATCCCAGAAAGAGCGATCTTTTTTGAAGCAGTCGAAATCTCCAAAAAGAAAGGGCATAAAGGCATTGCCGGGTTTGTAAATGGGGTCCTTCGCGCTGTTCAAAGAGAGGGCGTGCCTTCACTGAATGAAATAGAAGATCCCATTGAGCGTTTGGCGCTTGAAACCAGCCATCCGGTCTGGCTGGTGGAAAAATGGGCAGATCAGTATGGATTGGATAACACACGAAAAATGTGCGAAGTGCATCTTAAGCCGCCTGTCGCTTCAGCGAGGGTCAACCGAATGCATCTTACAGTTGAAGAGGCCGTTGAAGGTCTTCTAGAAGAATCTTTCGACGCTGCAAAAGGAGTTCTTTCAGAGGATGCGGTTATCCTGAAAAAAGGCAACGTATCAAAAAGCAGCCTGTTTAAAGCAGGAAAGCTGTCCATTCAGGATGAAAGCTCCATGCTTACAGCAAGAGCCGTGAATCCAGTAAAAAATGATGCAGTGCTTGATGCATGTGCTGCGCCTGGAGGAAAGTCATTGCATATGGCTGAAATGATGGAGGGCACAGGTGAGGTTGTTTCTCTTGATCTTCACAAACATAAAGTGAAACTAATTGAGGAACAGGCTAATCGGGCAGGCCTTATCAACATTTCTCCTCAGGTCATGGATGCAAGGGAGGCTCCACTAAAACTCAATGGAGTCAAGTTTGACAAAATTCTTGTAGATGCCCCTTGCTCAGGATTTGGTGTAATCCGAAGAAAACCGGATATAAAATATGCAAAAAATGCCGATGATGTTATCAGACTGTCTGCCATTCAGCAGGAGCTGCTGGATTCGGCTTCGCGTTTGCTTAAAAAAGGTGGTACACTTGTCTATAGTACGTGTACGATCGATAAGGAAGAAAACGAAGAGGTTATCGCTGATTTCCTTGCGTCCCACCCAGATTTTGAAGAAGATGATTCCTTAAAACAGTTCCTTCCGGAGAAGGTTCACCCATATATCAACGGCGGAAAGCTGCAAATTCTTCCGCATTATTTTGAAACAGATGGATTTTTCATCACGAGATTAAAAAAGAAGGTGTAG
- the rpmB gene encoding 50S ribosomal protein L28, which produces MARKCVITGRKTRSGNTRSHAMNANKRTWGANVQKVRILVNGKPKRVYVSARALKSGKVERV; this is translated from the coding sequence ATGGCACGTAAATGTGTAATTACAGGCAGAAAAACCCGCTCTGGCAATACACGTTCCCACGCAATGAACGCTAACAAGCGTACATGGGGAGCCAACGTTCAAAAAGTGCGCATCCTGGTTAACGGGAAGCCAAAACGTGTATACGTTTCAGCTCGCGCCCTTAAATCCGGTAAAGTGGAACGCGTATAA
- the rpe gene encoding ribulose-phosphate 3-epimerase has protein sequence MVYIAPSILSADFSKLKEEIKDVEHGGADWIHIDVMDGHFVPNITIGPLIVRAVRPVTELPLDVHLMIENPDSYIDEFAEAGADLISVHAEACTHLHRTIQHIKSKGVKAGVVLNPHTPLHVLDYVLKDLDYVLLMTVNPGFGGQVFIPEMLAKIETLSEKIKAAGLSVLIQIDGGVNAGNAKACMEAGADVLVAGSAVYGFPDRKKAINDIRSAT, from the coding sequence GTGGTTTATATCGCTCCATCTATTTTATCTGCGGATTTTTCAAAGCTAAAAGAAGAAATTAAGGATGTCGAGCACGGAGGGGCGGACTGGATCCATATCGATGTAATGGACGGCCATTTTGTCCCGAATATTACGATTGGGCCGCTAATTGTGAGAGCAGTGCGGCCTGTCACAGAACTGCCTTTAGACGTGCATTTGATGATTGAGAATCCGGATTCATACATTGATGAGTTTGCTGAAGCGGGAGCAGATTTGATATCCGTTCATGCCGAAGCGTGCACACACCTTCACAGAACCATTCAGCATATCAAATCTAAGGGAGTTAAAGCGGGAGTTGTTCTTAACCCTCATACACCGCTGCATGTCCTTGACTATGTATTAAAGGATTTGGATTATGTATTGCTAATGACGGTTAATCCGGGATTCGGAGGACAGGTATTCATACCGGAGATGCTCGCTAAAATTGAGACATTGTCAGAAAAGATTAAAGCGGCGGGTTTATCTGTACTGATTCAAATCGATGGCGGTGTAAATGCGGGCAATGCGAAGGCCTGCATGGAAGCAGGGGCTGATGTATTGGTTGCCGGCTCAGCTGTCTATGGATTTCCTGACCGGAAAAAAGCGATAAATGATATCAGAAGTGCTACTTGA